Genomic segment of Salvia splendens isolate huo1 chromosome 12, SspV2, whole genome shotgun sequence:
TCGCTTCCACTCCCTTGTTCTTCGTATACAGTTCCCAAAGTCTGAGATGGCGCAGATTAGGCATGCTTTTTCCAATTGCAGTAGCATGCTTAGTGCAGAAATCTTCACCATGGAAATCCTCATCTTCTGGAAATAATGGATGTTCGTACCAATGTTGGCTATATGTAAATAATTTCAACATGGGGCAAGAGATGCCAATGGTTGCAAATTGTTTGGGAGTGAGAGATGGCATCCTGATAAGGTGCAACTCTTCCAGTTGAGGGAGTTTTTCCATCATATCAGTCAAATCAGTTTCCATTTGCTCATACCATGCGAGTGTAAGGCATCAAAGCTGACTTGATCTGTCAAAAGAGAAGAACATAAGACCATACCAGTGATTCTGGGTTCTAAAGAGAAAGAATTGGAAAACCACAAAATAGAGGTTCTAAAAGCAAGAATCACCACACCGGGAATATTTAGGTTGTACAAACAGGCAACAGCAGTAACACTCGGATCAAAACATTCAAATAACAAATTGAAATCCATAATGTTAAAGAAGCATCTGTATTGTATACACACTCAAGAGTACTTATTTTAAAATCAGCATAATTTCATCATACAAGCTAAAAAATTCACATAAACAGTGACGAGCCAGTACTATTCATAAAGCTTTTCTCAATCTCCACCTCCAGGCTCCAACCCATCTCCATGTATAAATGACAAGAATAAATAATGAGAATAGATGTAGCAGAAGACATAGCAAAAACATAATTACACATTTCCCATTTTGTTAACATATGAATAAGAAGCATTAACTAGATCCAATGCCTCACAACATGAAAATGACAACTATGCACAAAAATTTCAATGTTTAGCAACAATTTTTAAGCTCTCTATATAAGACTGTATGATACAATCCCTACCATCATCATGTTCTAACCTGCCAAAGCTCAAGCACTTAGCAATTTCTCAAAGCTGATTTCAACTAAGATATTTAAGACAATCACTATATAAAATTAA
This window contains:
- the LOC121757345 gene encoding putative F-box/LRR-repeat protein 23, with protein sequence METDLTDMMEKLPQLEELHLIRMPSLTPKQFATIGISCPMLKLFTYSQHWYEHPLFPEDEDFHGEDFCTKHATAIGKSMPNLRHLRLWELYTKNKGVEAILDGCPHLESLDLRTCSGVDLDEALFNRCIKQLKDLILPTDGNTSDPDLLEDPGYESWDVIRSSNLADFCRPDSSDDGFADDDGCGGFADSYDFKPF